Proteins found in one Siniperca chuatsi isolate FFG_IHB_CAS linkage group LG22, ASM2008510v1, whole genome shotgun sequence genomic segment:
- the tdrd7b gene encoding tudor domain-containing protein 7B isoform X4, with product MMRSWTAKPQTSLRQPNHRGRGGGRGGGGGRGAGHGDFRQARDMRDGQPEGKTGAHPNKMSNQNTPNRKGNPPAEKSDKRMTLPSRFQKEVHAHLSRNPQQTGPPLNLNESLTSGKGKPYNPQQVQGRIREILGKYSNGFWVSKLPQIYRELYKQDLPTEAIKDLDTWTHICTVEKTCSSNPSELLLYPAKEQTTTSSPSPILNPNSTSASVPTSNTPKDKPLPSSAQQRPASTHLTRSGSHSPQSPPSSSSSPSPPSSPATLSPDLKLKLEELLVKYSNGLWAHALPKLFQDTYKTKLPGHVLENLHLLSDICTIDYPMPDNPKRAILYRRSSSGGGGGEDENCNRRNSSVSEEELKVRQELGRRLSNQAVPSLQIPKEEYPSVLVVEATNTNGVILRYIGEGYSQAQESMEDEMREFYGLDQSSPTPLSSPSSGQLVAVRADEEEEILRAQVCEVMADKVKVYYVDHGFSEVISKTKVFELHEKFFQLPFQATKCKLAGLEPFCQEPAVLKKFETMASGRILLAEILERGQTPIVVLYDTSQDDDVNINAACMKALQDKTLASPLQVNSAYMNVTVSSVCSDGTIYCQLPSRGLAKLIEILENIETYFHSQVTSEFLVSRPFCGKGCLARYKGKWSRVEITNLHGSRVLDILFIDVGVQASVEVFELREIPPPFLRDLMAIPPQAVKCCLADLAVSVGSWTPDAVQWLREKVLNTTDCSMKVAKADETKRCIYVHLFTDKNFHDPARSLNHQMAQSDLFKKRPDVFLTSHSPAKIFTPTLSSKTSSTSDSTNGSPVSTSVPAKPHLRRTLSGPRGGGGGNTTTTSPPETPSSPSSSLQLPPLLELPPAGNNVDVYVSVACHPGHFVLQPWRDMYKLVVLMGEMILYYNKTEEKPLNIEKNQIYAAKVENSWHRVLVKGVLTNGLVSVYELDYGKHELVSCTQLRPLIKEFRQLPFQGITAQLAGVKPRQWSEEASIVFRNHVEKKPLVAQLEAIQEATNSWDRKLMVFLVDTSQEERDIWVHDIMAEFADELTNEL from the exons ATGATGAGGAGCTGGACTG cCAAACCTCAAACCTCTCTGAGGCAGCCGAACCACCGTGGGCGAGGCGGTGGTAGAGGAGGAGGCGGCGGCCGAGGGGCGGGACATGGAGACTTCAGACAGGCGAGGGACATGAGGGATGGCCAGCCAGAGGGCAAGACTGGGGCACATCCGAACAAGATGTCCAATCAGAACACACCCAACAGGAAAGGGAATCCACCTGCAGAGAA GTCAGACAAGAGGATGACCCTCCCATCACGGTTTCAGAAGGAGGTACATGCTCACCTTTCCAGAAACCCCCAACAGACTGGTC CACCCTTGAATCTGAATGAGAGCCTCACCTCTGGGAAAGGAAAGCCCTACAACCCTCAGCAGGTCCAGGGTCGCATCAGGGAGATCCTGGGGAAGTACAGTAACGGGTTCTGGGTGTCGAAGCTGCCTCAGATCTACAGAGAGCTGTACAAACAGGACCTGCCCACTGAGGCCATCAAAGACCTGGATACCTGGACACACATATGCACT GTAGAGAAAACCTGCAGCAGCAACCCATCAGAGCTGTTACTCTACCCCGCCAAGGAACAGACCACCACATCCTCCCCTTCACCCATCCTTAACCCAAACTCCACCTCTGCCTCTGTCCCGACTTCAAACACCCCCAAAGACAAACCCCTGCCGTCCTCCGCCCAACAGAGACCCGCCAGCACCCATCTTACTCGCTCTGGTTCTCACTCTCCTCAGTCTCCACCATCGTCCTCCTCGTCCCCcagccctccctcctcccctgctACCCTCAGCCCGGACCTGAAGCTGAAactggaggagctgctggtgaAGTACTCCAACGGCTTGTGGGCCCACGCGCTGCCCAAGCTCTTCCAGGACACCTACAAA aCCAAACTGCCCGGACATGTCCTAGAGAACCTTCACCTCCTCTCTGACATCTGCACCATCGACTACCCGATGCCAGACAACCCCAAGAGGGCCATCTTGtacaggaggagcagcagtggaggtggaggaggagaggatgagaaCTGTAATAGGAGGAACTCCTCGGTCAgtgaggaggagctgaaggtGAGGCAGGAGCTGGGGAGGAGGCTCAGTAACCAGGCGGTGCCTTCTCTGCAGATCCCCAAAGAGGAGTACCCCTCTGTGCTGGTGGTGGAGGCCACCAACACCAATGGAGTTATACTCAG gtACATTGGTGAGGGTTACTCCCAGGCCCAGGAATCCATGGAGGATGAAATGAGGGAGTTTTACGGCCTGGACCAAAGCAGTCCAACTCCTTTATCGTCTCCATCCTCTGGCCAACTTGTTGCTGTCAGGGccgatgaggaggaggagattcTGAGGGCGCAAGTTTGCGAGGTCATGGCCGACAAGGTCAAG GTGTACTATGTGGATCATGGCTTCTCAGAGGTGATCAGCAAAACCAAAGTGTTTGAGCTGCACGAGAAGTTTTTCCAACTGCCTTTCCAGGCGACCAAGTGTAAACTGGCAG GCCTGGAGCCGTTCTGTCAGGAGCCTGCTGTGCTGAAGAAGTTTGAGACAATGGCAAGTGGAAGGATCCTATTGGCTGAGATCCTAGAGAGAGGGCAGACCCCTATTGTCGTCCTGTACGACACATCGCAGGATGATGATGTCAACATCAACGCTGCCTGCATGAAAGCCCTGCAGGACAAGACACTAGCCAGCCCGTTGCAG GTGAACAGCGCTTATATGAATGTGACTGTCAGCAGCGTCTGCTCAGATGGGACCATCTACTGCCAGCTGCCCTCCAGAGGCCTTGCCAAGCTGATTGAGATACTGGAGAATATAGAGACATACTTCCACTCACAG GTAACATCAGAGTTCCTGGTATCCAGACCTTTCTGTGGGAAAGGATGTCTGGCCCGCTACAAAGGCAAATGGTCCCGTGTAGAG ATCACCAACCTTCATGGCAGCAGAGTGCTAGACATCCTGTTCATTGATGTGGGTGTCCAGGCATCTGTAGAGGTATTTGAGCTGAGAGAGATCCCACCGCCGTTCCTCCGTGACCTTATGGCCATCCCACCACAG GCTGTGAAATGCTGTCTAGCAGACCTGGCTGTCAGTGTTGGATCCTGGACTCCAGATGCTGTCCAATGGCTTCGAGAGAAAGTGCTCAACACAACAGACTGTAGCATGAAg GTTGCCAAGGCAGATGAAACCAAGCGCTGCATCTACGTCCACCTTTTCACCGACAAGAACTTCCACGACCCGGCCCGTAGCCTCAACCATCAAATGGCCCAGTCTGACTTGTTCAAAAAGCGACCAGATGTTTTCCTGACGAGCCACAG CCCTGCCAAGATCTTCACACCCACTTTATCCTCTAAGACTTCCAGCACCAGTGACTCCACTAATGGGAGTCCAGTGTCAACTTCTGTCCCAGCGAAGCCCCATCTCAGGAGGACTCTATCAGGAcccagaggaggtggaggaggcaacACAACCACCACCAGCCCACCAGAGACACCATCATCCCCCTCATCCTCTCTCCAGCTGCCACCATTACTAGAGCTGCCCCCAGCAG GAAACAACGTTGACGTCTATGTATCAGTGGCGTGCCATCCAGGCCACTTTGTTCTGCAGCCCTGGAGAGATATGTACAAACTGGTGGTGTTAATGGGAGAGATGATTCTCTACTACAATAAAACTGAGGAGAAACCACTCAACATAGAGAAGAATCAGATATACGCTGCCAAAGTGGAGAATAG CTGGCATCGTGTGTTAGTGAAGGGAGTTCTGACCAATGGGTTGGTGTCTGTGTACGAGTTGGACTACGGTAAACATGAACTGGTCAGCTGCACCCAGCTCCGACCTCTGATCAAAGAGTTCAGACAGCTGCCGTTCCAGGGAATCACTGCTCAGCTGGCTG GAGTAAAGCCAAGGCAGTGGTCGGAGGAAGCCTCAATCGTTTTCAGGAACCACGTGGAGAAGAAACCACTTGTGGCCCAGCTGGAGGCCATACAGGAAGCCACTAACTCGTGGGACAGGAAGTTGATGGTCTTCCTGGTCGACACTTCACAGGAAGAAAGGGACATCTGGGTGCATGACATCATGGCTGAATTTGCTGATGAGCTGACCAACGAGCTGTAG
- the tdrd7b gene encoding tudor domain-containing protein 7B isoform X3: MTKGCAQQAKPQTSLRQPNHRGRGGGRGGGGGRGAGHGDFRQARDMRDGQPEGKTGAHPNKMSNQNTPNRKGNPPAEKSDKRMTLPSRFQKEVHAHLSRNPQQTGPPLNLNESLTSGKGKPYNPQQVQGRIREILGKYSNGFWVSKLPQIYRELYKQDLPTEAIKDLDTWTHICTVEKTCSSNPSELLLYPAKEQTTTSSPSPILNPNSTSASVPTSNTPKDKPLPSSAQQRPASTHLTRSGSHSPQSPPSSSSSPSPPSSPATLSPDLKLKLEELLVKYSNGLWAHALPKLFQDTYKTKLPGHVLENLHLLSDICTIDYPMPDNPKRAILYRRSSSGGGGGEDENCNRRNSSVSEEELKVRQELGRRLSNQAVPSLQIPKEEYPSVLVVEATNTNGVILRYIGEGYSQAQESMEDEMREFYGLDQSSPTPLSSPSSGQLVAVRADEEEEILRAQVCEVMADKVKVYYVDHGFSEVISKTKVFELHEKFFQLPFQATKCKLAGLEPFCQEPAVLKKFETMASGRILLAEILERGQTPIVVLYDTSQDDDVNINAACMKALQDKTLASPLQVNSAYMNVTVSSVCSDGTIYCQLPSRGLAKLIEILENIETYFHSQVTSEFLVSRPFCGKGCLARYKGKWSRVEITNLHGSRVLDILFIDVGVQASVEVFELREIPPPFLRDLMAIPPQAVKCCLADLAVSVGSWTPDAVQWLREKVLNTTDCSMKVAKADETKRCIYVHLFTDKNFHDPARSLNHQMAQSDLFKKRPDVFLTSHSPAKIFTPTLSSKTSSTSDSTNGSPVSTSVPAKPHLRRTLSGPRGGGGGNTTTTSPPETPSSPSSSLQLPPLLELPPAGNNVDVYVSVACHPGHFVLQPWRDMYKLVVLMGEMILYYNKTEEKPLNIEKNQIYAAKVENSWHRVLVKGVLTNGLVSVYELDYGKHELVSCTQLRPLIKEFRQLPFQGITAQLAGVKPRQWSEEASIVFRNHVEKKPLVAQLEAIQEATNSWDRKLMVFLVDTSQEERDIWVHDIMAEFADELTNEL, from the exons ATGACTAAGGGTTGTGCACAACAAG cCAAACCTCAAACCTCTCTGAGGCAGCCGAACCACCGTGGGCGAGGCGGTGGTAGAGGAGGAGGCGGCGGCCGAGGGGCGGGACATGGAGACTTCAGACAGGCGAGGGACATGAGGGATGGCCAGCCAGAGGGCAAGACTGGGGCACATCCGAACAAGATGTCCAATCAGAACACACCCAACAGGAAAGGGAATCCACCTGCAGAGAA GTCAGACAAGAGGATGACCCTCCCATCACGGTTTCAGAAGGAGGTACATGCTCACCTTTCCAGAAACCCCCAACAGACTGGTC CACCCTTGAATCTGAATGAGAGCCTCACCTCTGGGAAAGGAAAGCCCTACAACCCTCAGCAGGTCCAGGGTCGCATCAGGGAGATCCTGGGGAAGTACAGTAACGGGTTCTGGGTGTCGAAGCTGCCTCAGATCTACAGAGAGCTGTACAAACAGGACCTGCCCACTGAGGCCATCAAAGACCTGGATACCTGGACACACATATGCACT GTAGAGAAAACCTGCAGCAGCAACCCATCAGAGCTGTTACTCTACCCCGCCAAGGAACAGACCACCACATCCTCCCCTTCACCCATCCTTAACCCAAACTCCACCTCTGCCTCTGTCCCGACTTCAAACACCCCCAAAGACAAACCCCTGCCGTCCTCCGCCCAACAGAGACCCGCCAGCACCCATCTTACTCGCTCTGGTTCTCACTCTCCTCAGTCTCCACCATCGTCCTCCTCGTCCCCcagccctccctcctcccctgctACCCTCAGCCCGGACCTGAAGCTGAAactggaggagctgctggtgaAGTACTCCAACGGCTTGTGGGCCCACGCGCTGCCCAAGCTCTTCCAGGACACCTACAAA aCCAAACTGCCCGGACATGTCCTAGAGAACCTTCACCTCCTCTCTGACATCTGCACCATCGACTACCCGATGCCAGACAACCCCAAGAGGGCCATCTTGtacaggaggagcagcagtggaggtggaggaggagaggatgagaaCTGTAATAGGAGGAACTCCTCGGTCAgtgaggaggagctgaaggtGAGGCAGGAGCTGGGGAGGAGGCTCAGTAACCAGGCGGTGCCTTCTCTGCAGATCCCCAAAGAGGAGTACCCCTCTGTGCTGGTGGTGGAGGCCACCAACACCAATGGAGTTATACTCAG gtACATTGGTGAGGGTTACTCCCAGGCCCAGGAATCCATGGAGGATGAAATGAGGGAGTTTTACGGCCTGGACCAAAGCAGTCCAACTCCTTTATCGTCTCCATCCTCTGGCCAACTTGTTGCTGTCAGGGccgatgaggaggaggagattcTGAGGGCGCAAGTTTGCGAGGTCATGGCCGACAAGGTCAAG GTGTACTATGTGGATCATGGCTTCTCAGAGGTGATCAGCAAAACCAAAGTGTTTGAGCTGCACGAGAAGTTTTTCCAACTGCCTTTCCAGGCGACCAAGTGTAAACTGGCAG GCCTGGAGCCGTTCTGTCAGGAGCCTGCTGTGCTGAAGAAGTTTGAGACAATGGCAAGTGGAAGGATCCTATTGGCTGAGATCCTAGAGAGAGGGCAGACCCCTATTGTCGTCCTGTACGACACATCGCAGGATGATGATGTCAACATCAACGCTGCCTGCATGAAAGCCCTGCAGGACAAGACACTAGCCAGCCCGTTGCAG GTGAACAGCGCTTATATGAATGTGACTGTCAGCAGCGTCTGCTCAGATGGGACCATCTACTGCCAGCTGCCCTCCAGAGGCCTTGCCAAGCTGATTGAGATACTGGAGAATATAGAGACATACTTCCACTCACAG GTAACATCAGAGTTCCTGGTATCCAGACCTTTCTGTGGGAAAGGATGTCTGGCCCGCTACAAAGGCAAATGGTCCCGTGTAGAG ATCACCAACCTTCATGGCAGCAGAGTGCTAGACATCCTGTTCATTGATGTGGGTGTCCAGGCATCTGTAGAGGTATTTGAGCTGAGAGAGATCCCACCGCCGTTCCTCCGTGACCTTATGGCCATCCCACCACAG GCTGTGAAATGCTGTCTAGCAGACCTGGCTGTCAGTGTTGGATCCTGGACTCCAGATGCTGTCCAATGGCTTCGAGAGAAAGTGCTCAACACAACAGACTGTAGCATGAAg GTTGCCAAGGCAGATGAAACCAAGCGCTGCATCTACGTCCACCTTTTCACCGACAAGAACTTCCACGACCCGGCCCGTAGCCTCAACCATCAAATGGCCCAGTCTGACTTGTTCAAAAAGCGACCAGATGTTTTCCTGACGAGCCACAG CCCTGCCAAGATCTTCACACCCACTTTATCCTCTAAGACTTCCAGCACCAGTGACTCCACTAATGGGAGTCCAGTGTCAACTTCTGTCCCAGCGAAGCCCCATCTCAGGAGGACTCTATCAGGAcccagaggaggtggaggaggcaacACAACCACCACCAGCCCACCAGAGACACCATCATCCCCCTCATCCTCTCTCCAGCTGCCACCATTACTAGAGCTGCCCCCAGCAG GAAACAACGTTGACGTCTATGTATCAGTGGCGTGCCATCCAGGCCACTTTGTTCTGCAGCCCTGGAGAGATATGTACAAACTGGTGGTGTTAATGGGAGAGATGATTCTCTACTACAATAAAACTGAGGAGAAACCACTCAACATAGAGAAGAATCAGATATACGCTGCCAAAGTGGAGAATAG CTGGCATCGTGTGTTAGTGAAGGGAGTTCTGACCAATGGGTTGGTGTCTGTGTACGAGTTGGACTACGGTAAACATGAACTGGTCAGCTGCACCCAGCTCCGACCTCTGATCAAAGAGTTCAGACAGCTGCCGTTCCAGGGAATCACTGCTCAGCTGGCTG GAGTAAAGCCAAGGCAGTGGTCGGAGGAAGCCTCAATCGTTTTCAGGAACCACGTGGAGAAGAAACCACTTGTGGCCCAGCTGGAGGCCATACAGGAAGCCACTAACTCGTGGGACAGGAAGTTGATGGTCTTCCTGGTCGACACTTCACAGGAAGAAAGGGACATCTGGGTGCATGACATCATGGCTGAATTTGCTGATGAGCTGACCAACGAGCTGTAG
- the tdrd7b gene encoding tudor domain-containing protein 7B isoform X1 gives MMADVEVVKKMLRAVLQANKGGVSLSRLQSEYKELTGDQIPHKQMGHNHLDALLASMPTLVRMERNRSGEMVCFASGANETAHIAKVVARQRSSKKTGRPHVVNTQMRVKPAAPLVLNAKPQTSLRQPNHRGRGGGRGGGGGRGAGHGDFRQARDMRDGQPEGKTGAHPNKMSNQNTPNRKGNPPAEKSDKRMTLPSRFQKEVHAHLSRNPQQTGPPLNLNESLTSGKGKPYNPQQVQGRIREILGKYSNGFWVSKLPQIYRELYKQDLPTEAIKDLDTWTHICTVEKTCSSNPSELLLYPAKEQTTTSSPSPILNPNSTSASVPTSNTPKDKPLPSSAQQRPASTHLTRSGSHSPQSPPSSSSSPSPPSSPATLSPDLKLKLEELLVKYSNGLWAHALPKLFQDTYKTKLPGHVLENLHLLSDICTIDYPMPDNPKRAILYRRSSSGGGGGEDENCNRRNSSVSEEELKVRQELGRRLSNQAVPSLQIPKEEYPSVLVVEATNTNGVILRYIGEGYSQAQESMEDEMREFYGLDQSSPTPLSSPSSGQLVAVRADEEEEILRAQVCEVMADKVKVYYVDHGFSEVISKTKVFELHEKFFQLPFQATKCKLAGLEPFCQEPAVLKKFETMASGRILLAEILERGQTPIVVLYDTSQDDDVNINAACMKALQDKTLASPLQVNSAYMNVTVSSVCSDGTIYCQLPSRGLAKLIEILENIETYFHSQVTSEFLVSRPFCGKGCLARYKGKWSRVEITNLHGSRVLDILFIDVGVQASVEVFELREIPPPFLRDLMAIPPQAVKCCLADLAVSVGSWTPDAVQWLREKVLNTTDCSMKVAKADETKRCIYVHLFTDKNFHDPARSLNHQMAQSDLFKKRPDVFLTSHSPAKIFTPTLSSKTSSTSDSTNGSPVSTSVPAKPHLRRTLSGPRGGGGGNTTTTSPPETPSSPSSSLQLPPLLELPPAGNNVDVYVSVACHPGHFVLQPWRDMYKLVVLMGEMILYYNKTEEKPLNIEKNQIYAAKVENSWHRVLVKGVLTNGLVSVYELDYGKHELVSCTQLRPLIKEFRQLPFQGITAQLAGVKPRQWSEEASIVFRNHVEKKPLVAQLEAIQEATNSWDRKLMVFLVDTSQEERDIWVHDIMAEFADELTNEL, from the exons atggCTGACGTGGAGGTGGTGAAGAAGATGCTGCGGGCAGTGCTCCAGGCCAACAAAGGCGGAGTGTCACTGTCTCGTCTGCAGTCAGAGTACAAGGAGCTGACCGGGGATCAGATACCACACAAACAGATGGGACACAACCACCTTGACGCACTGCTAGCCAGCATGCCCACTTTAGTCCGCATGGAGCGCAACCGCTctggagag ATGGTGTGTTTTGCCTCAGGGGCCAATGAGACGGCCCATATAGCCAAGGTGGTGGCTCGTCAGCGCAGCTCCAAGAAGACAGGCCGACCCCACGTGGTGAACACCCAGATGAGGGTCAAACCGGCTGCCCCACTGGTTCTCAATG cCAAACCTCAAACCTCTCTGAGGCAGCCGAACCACCGTGGGCGAGGCGGTGGTAGAGGAGGAGGCGGCGGCCGAGGGGCGGGACATGGAGACTTCAGACAGGCGAGGGACATGAGGGATGGCCAGCCAGAGGGCAAGACTGGGGCACATCCGAACAAGATGTCCAATCAGAACACACCCAACAGGAAAGGGAATCCACCTGCAGAGAA GTCAGACAAGAGGATGACCCTCCCATCACGGTTTCAGAAGGAGGTACATGCTCACCTTTCCAGAAACCCCCAACAGACTGGTC CACCCTTGAATCTGAATGAGAGCCTCACCTCTGGGAAAGGAAAGCCCTACAACCCTCAGCAGGTCCAGGGTCGCATCAGGGAGATCCTGGGGAAGTACAGTAACGGGTTCTGGGTGTCGAAGCTGCCTCAGATCTACAGAGAGCTGTACAAACAGGACCTGCCCACTGAGGCCATCAAAGACCTGGATACCTGGACACACATATGCACT GTAGAGAAAACCTGCAGCAGCAACCCATCAGAGCTGTTACTCTACCCCGCCAAGGAACAGACCACCACATCCTCCCCTTCACCCATCCTTAACCCAAACTCCACCTCTGCCTCTGTCCCGACTTCAAACACCCCCAAAGACAAACCCCTGCCGTCCTCCGCCCAACAGAGACCCGCCAGCACCCATCTTACTCGCTCTGGTTCTCACTCTCCTCAGTCTCCACCATCGTCCTCCTCGTCCCCcagccctccctcctcccctgctACCCTCAGCCCGGACCTGAAGCTGAAactggaggagctgctggtgaAGTACTCCAACGGCTTGTGGGCCCACGCGCTGCCCAAGCTCTTCCAGGACACCTACAAA aCCAAACTGCCCGGACATGTCCTAGAGAACCTTCACCTCCTCTCTGACATCTGCACCATCGACTACCCGATGCCAGACAACCCCAAGAGGGCCATCTTGtacaggaggagcagcagtggaggtggaggaggagaggatgagaaCTGTAATAGGAGGAACTCCTCGGTCAgtgaggaggagctgaaggtGAGGCAGGAGCTGGGGAGGAGGCTCAGTAACCAGGCGGTGCCTTCTCTGCAGATCCCCAAAGAGGAGTACCCCTCTGTGCTGGTGGTGGAGGCCACCAACACCAATGGAGTTATACTCAG gtACATTGGTGAGGGTTACTCCCAGGCCCAGGAATCCATGGAGGATGAAATGAGGGAGTTTTACGGCCTGGACCAAAGCAGTCCAACTCCTTTATCGTCTCCATCCTCTGGCCAACTTGTTGCTGTCAGGGccgatgaggaggaggagattcTGAGGGCGCAAGTTTGCGAGGTCATGGCCGACAAGGTCAAG GTGTACTATGTGGATCATGGCTTCTCAGAGGTGATCAGCAAAACCAAAGTGTTTGAGCTGCACGAGAAGTTTTTCCAACTGCCTTTCCAGGCGACCAAGTGTAAACTGGCAG GCCTGGAGCCGTTCTGTCAGGAGCCTGCTGTGCTGAAGAAGTTTGAGACAATGGCAAGTGGAAGGATCCTATTGGCTGAGATCCTAGAGAGAGGGCAGACCCCTATTGTCGTCCTGTACGACACATCGCAGGATGATGATGTCAACATCAACGCTGCCTGCATGAAAGCCCTGCAGGACAAGACACTAGCCAGCCCGTTGCAG GTGAACAGCGCTTATATGAATGTGACTGTCAGCAGCGTCTGCTCAGATGGGACCATCTACTGCCAGCTGCCCTCCAGAGGCCTTGCCAAGCTGATTGAGATACTGGAGAATATAGAGACATACTTCCACTCACAG GTAACATCAGAGTTCCTGGTATCCAGACCTTTCTGTGGGAAAGGATGTCTGGCCCGCTACAAAGGCAAATGGTCCCGTGTAGAG ATCACCAACCTTCATGGCAGCAGAGTGCTAGACATCCTGTTCATTGATGTGGGTGTCCAGGCATCTGTAGAGGTATTTGAGCTGAGAGAGATCCCACCGCCGTTCCTCCGTGACCTTATGGCCATCCCACCACAG GCTGTGAAATGCTGTCTAGCAGACCTGGCTGTCAGTGTTGGATCCTGGACTCCAGATGCTGTCCAATGGCTTCGAGAGAAAGTGCTCAACACAACAGACTGTAGCATGAAg GTTGCCAAGGCAGATGAAACCAAGCGCTGCATCTACGTCCACCTTTTCACCGACAAGAACTTCCACGACCCGGCCCGTAGCCTCAACCATCAAATGGCCCAGTCTGACTTGTTCAAAAAGCGACCAGATGTTTTCCTGACGAGCCACAG CCCTGCCAAGATCTTCACACCCACTTTATCCTCTAAGACTTCCAGCACCAGTGACTCCACTAATGGGAGTCCAGTGTCAACTTCTGTCCCAGCGAAGCCCCATCTCAGGAGGACTCTATCAGGAcccagaggaggtggaggaggcaacACAACCACCACCAGCCCACCAGAGACACCATCATCCCCCTCATCCTCTCTCCAGCTGCCACCATTACTAGAGCTGCCCCCAGCAG GAAACAACGTTGACGTCTATGTATCAGTGGCGTGCCATCCAGGCCACTTTGTTCTGCAGCCCTGGAGAGATATGTACAAACTGGTGGTGTTAATGGGAGAGATGATTCTCTACTACAATAAAACTGAGGAGAAACCACTCAACATAGAGAAGAATCAGATATACGCTGCCAAAGTGGAGAATAG CTGGCATCGTGTGTTAGTGAAGGGAGTTCTGACCAATGGGTTGGTGTCTGTGTACGAGTTGGACTACGGTAAACATGAACTGGTCAGCTGCACCCAGCTCCGACCTCTGATCAAAGAGTTCAGACAGCTGCCGTTCCAGGGAATCACTGCTCAGCTGGCTG GAGTAAAGCCAAGGCAGTGGTCGGAGGAAGCCTCAATCGTTTTCAGGAACCACGTGGAGAAGAAACCACTTGTGGCCCAGCTGGAGGCCATACAGGAAGCCACTAACTCGTGGGACAGGAAGTTGATGGTCTTCCTGGTCGACACTTCACAGGAAGAAAGGGACATCTGGGTGCATGACATCATGGCTGAATTTGCTGATGAGCTGACCAACGAGCTGTAG